A region of Malaciobacter marinus DNA encodes the following proteins:
- a CDS encoding cell division protein FtsX has translation MKFLKNILAFVIPLSAMLITFTLYLFAQNTVNQYKKKISNDYSIVVITNTPLIKENINKLSNINVNRIVTLKKEEIIDDIKSNLSDTSIKLLRQKLPNFYKIHLEEFPTTTELNNIKDELYKNKNIRKVEIFSKNHNQVFLLLLLINEISLVLFVVILIFSILILAKQIQIWFYEHQEKIAILQLHGASILYSSSTIIKYAILSAFIAFFLVAGLFTFLVNNLILIFPQELSEIVDVEISLSSELVKLFFLSLGISILTIFGVLIKYKIKND, from the coding sequence ATGAAGTTTCTTAAAAATATTCTTGCATTTGTTATACCTCTTAGTGCAATGTTAATAACATTTACCTTATATTTGTTTGCACAAAATACAGTAAATCAATATAAGAAAAAAATATCAAATGATTACTCAATAGTTGTAATAACTAATACCCCTTTAATAAAAGAGAATATAAATAAGCTTTCAAATATAAACGTAAATAGAATTGTTACATTAAAAAAAGAAGAGATTATCGATGATATCAAATCAAACTTATCAGATACATCTATTAAGCTATTAAGACAAAAATTACCAAATTTTTATAAAATTCATTTAGAAGAGTTCCCCACAACAACTGAATTAAATAATATAAAAGATGAACTTTATAAGAATAAAAATATAAGAAAAGTTGAAATTTTTTCAAAAAACCATAACCAAGTCTTTTTGCTGCTATTACTTATAAATGAAATAAGTTTAGTTCTTTTTGTTGTTATTTTAATCTTTTCAATTTTAATACTAGCAAAACAAATTCAAATTTGGTTTTATGAACATCAAGAAAAAATTGCCATACTGCAACTACATGGTGCGTCTATTTTGTATAGCTCTTCTACAATAATAAAATATGCTATTTTAAGTGCATTTATTGCATTTTTCTTAGTTGCAGGATTATTTACATTTCTAGTTAATAATTTAATTTTAATTTTTCCTCAAGAATTAAGCGAAATAGTAGATGTTGAGATATCATTAAGTAGTGAATTAGTTAAACTATTCTTTTTATCTCTTGGTATTTCTATTTTAACAATATTTGGTGTATTAATAAAATATAAGATTAAAAATGATTAA
- a CDS encoding tetrahydrodipicolinate N-succinyltransferase N-terminal domain-containing protein, whose amino-acid sequence MAYTKDDFKQLVTDIQSQSWYKNPIGFGIARVDRGQLNKEKILQATFPIVNWEENFGSAAILLNALKESGVEIDTSKSELVCEINDKFLEKCIESFRPYIPEAKGDEHKNVQVISTLASLPIDSGLTSENFKVVFLFEDDAPQSAETVYLKLYALSLGKAKLRSLNLNGAFGKLENCAWIGNQPIELDWLRQNEITLKLSGKYPTIDMIDKFPRFLGHVIPADNTRILESSKVRFGAQLAAGTTVMPGASYINFNAGTEGAVMVEGRISSSAKVGAGSDVGGGASILGVLSGTDGVPVTIGENTLLGANSCTGTAIGDSCILDAGVTILPGTKISLSEKAVEQLKEINPNKEIKTVMKGMDFLGVNGVHFRVNSTTGQTVAMRSTREVKLNKDLH is encoded by the coding sequence ATGGCTTACACTAAAGATGATTTTAAACAACTAGTAACGGATATTCAATCTCAAAGTTGGTACAAAAACCCTATTGGTTTTGGTATTGCAAGAGTTGATAGAGGTCAATTAAATAAAGAAAAAATATTACAAGCGACTTTTCCTATTGTAAATTGGGAAGAAAATTTTGGAAGTGCAGCAATTTTATTAAATGCTTTAAAAGAAAGTGGAGTAGAAATTGATACTTCAAAATCAGAATTAGTTTGTGAAATAAATGATAAGTTTTTAGAAAAATGTATAGAGTCTTTTAGACCATATATTCCAGAAGCAAAGGGTGATGAACATAAAAATGTACAAGTTATATCTACACTTGCTTCTTTACCAATTGATAGTGGATTAACATCAGAAAATTTCAAAGTTGTATTTTTATTTGAAGATGATGCTCCTCAAAGTGCAGAAACAGTTTATTTAAAACTTTATGCTTTATCTTTAGGAAAAGCAAAACTAAGAAGCTTAAATTTAAATGGTGCATTTGGTAAGCTTGAAAACTGCGCATGGATTGGAAATCAACCTATTGAGTTAGATTGGTTAAGACAAAATGAAATAACACTTAAATTATCAGGTAAATATCCTACTATTGATATGATAGATAAGTTCCCAAGATTTTTAGGACATGTAATTCCTGCTGATAATACTAGAATATTAGAGAGTTCAAAAGTGCGATTTGGTGCACAACTAGCAGCTGGAACAACAGTTATGCCAGGTGCTTCATATATTAACTTTAATGCAGGTACTGAGGGTGCTGTTATGGTTGAGGGTAGAATATCTTCAAGTGCAAAAGTAGGTGCTGGTTCAGATGTTGGAGGAGGAGCTTCAATTCTTGGTGTTCTTTCTGGAACAGATGGAGTTCCTGTTACTATAGGAGAAAATACTTTACTTGGAGCTAACTCTTGCACAGGTACAGCAATTGGTGATAGTTGTATTTTAGATGCAGGTGTTACAATTTTACCTGGAACAAAAATTTCACTTTCAGAAAAAGCTGTTGAACAATTAAAAGAGATAAATCCAAATAAAGAGATTAAAACAGTTATGAAAGGAATGGATTTCCTAGGTGTAAATGGAGTACATTTTAGAGTTAATTCTACTACTGGGCAAACAGTTGCTATGAGAAGTACAAGAGAAGTAAAACTAAACAAAGACTTACACTAA
- the trmB gene encoding tRNA (guanosine(46)-N7)-methyltransferase TrmB produces the protein MPHIVFNNEKNIKTPFEKNGVDFKFCAKSYNFTKEDRRVEYKIGVSYESKDFLLTLKDKNDNRMLKADKVTRVTPVTLVKDALNAYVEEIGANIVFSNTNSFNQKIEPKKEYLKDIQYFVDDFKTNKEIQIEIGFGSGRHLLYQAKKNPNVQFIGLEIHTPSIEQLLKQLKIQEIDNVLVVNYDARLFMEFIDSNKVGKIFVHFPVPWDKKPHRRIYSNEFIDEALRVLMPKGTLELRSDSRKYFDYCVELLTNLNSGKITIDINKDLEVSSKYEDRWKKQGKNIYDVVLQCQREDEDIDLKYDFSFGKINLEKFKDIISNKPMLDENFFIHIEDLFLLDEPNSGLIEVTFGSFNRPLSKYIYVENNKASYYQGSPLPTSSNIKAHERLKEILK, from the coding sequence ATGCCTCATATAGTTTTTAATAATGAAAAAAATATAAAAACACCATTTGAAAAAAATGGTGTTGATTTTAAGTTTTGTGCAAAATCATATAACTTTACTAAAGAAGATAGAAGAGTAGAGTATAAAATTGGTGTAAGTTATGAAAGTAAAGATTTTTTATTAACGTTAAAAGATAAAAATGACAATAGAATGCTAAAAGCAGATAAAGTAACTAGAGTTACTCCTGTTACTTTAGTAAAAGATGCATTAAATGCATATGTAGAAGAGATTGGTGCAAATATTGTTTTTTCAAATACAAACAGTTTTAATCAAAAAATAGAGCCTAAAAAAGAGTACTTAAAAGATATACAATATTTTGTTGATGATTTTAAAACTAATAAAGAAATTCAAATAGAAATTGGGTTTGGAAGTGGAAGACACTTACTTTATCAAGCAAAAAAGAACCCTAATGTTCAATTTATTGGATTAGAAATTCATACACCCTCAATAGAACAACTTTTAAAACAGTTAAAAATTCAAGAAATTGATAATGTTTTAGTTGTAAATTATGATGCAAGACTTTTTATGGAATTTATAGATTCAAATAAAGTTGGCAAAATATTTGTACACTTTCCAGTACCATGGGATAAAAAACCTCATAGAAGAATCTATTCAAATGAGTTTATAGATGAAGCATTAAGAGTACTAATGCCAAAAGGAACACTTGAATTAAGATCAGATAGTAGAAAATATTTCGATTATTGTGTTGAGCTTTTAACAAATTTAAATAGCGGAAAAATTACAATTGACATAAATAAAGACTTAGAAGTTTCTAGCAAATATGAAGATAGATGGAAAAAACAAGGTAAAAATATCTATGATGTTGTTTTGCAATGCCAAAGAGAAGATGAAGATATTGATTTAAAATATGATTTCTCTTTTGGGAAAATAAACCTTGAAAAGTTTAAAGATATCATTTCAAATAAACCTATGCTTGATGAAAACTTTTTTATTCATATTGAAGACTTATTTTTATTAGATGAACCAAACTCTGGATTAATAGAAGTTACATTCGGAAGTTTTAATAGACCACTTAGTAAATATATATATGTAGAAAATAATAAGGCTTCATATTATCAAGGTTCGCCTCTTCCTACAAGTTCAAATATTAAAGCCCATGAAAGATTGAAAGAGATTTTAAAATAA
- a CDS encoding RluA family pseudouridine synthase, with translation MDKNFIVYSPNRLDKFLSMHIDASRNQIEQLIKKGFVKVDEKESKKTGLKLKENQKVSVNFPKAEISKIKDKDFIIESLKGKEIKVIYEDEHILVLNKPYNLTVHDAPSVKDATLVDWLKLKDISLSTISGEQRHGIVHRLDKGTSGVMVVAKSNEAHAKLAKQLEDKSMGRYYLAIIDLPLKENMIMEKPIARNPNNRLKMAIVEDGKYAKSAFAKIALSKNEKYELIAAKLFTGRTHQIRVHISSISRHILGDNLYGFKGELNKINRFYLHAYSLYLYHPITNEKMSFKADLPDDIEQFLQNNFKMENIDEKLDENHIITCFDSFS, from the coding sequence ATGGATAAAAATTTTATTGTTTACAGCCCAAATAGACTAGATAAGTTTCTTTCAATGCATATAGATGCATCTAGAAATCAAATAGAACAGCTTATAAAAAAGGGCTTTGTTAAAGTTGATGAAAAAGAATCAAAAAAAACAGGATTAAAGCTAAAAGAGAATCAAAAAGTTAGTGTAAATTTTCCAAAAGCAGAAATTTCTAAAATCAAAGATAAAGATTTTATAATAGAATCTTTAAAAGGCAAAGAGATAAAAGTTATCTATGAAGATGAGCATATATTAGTTTTAAATAAACCTTATAACTTAACTGTACATGATGCACCAAGTGTAAAAGATGCCACTTTAGTTGATTGGTTAAAATTAAAAGATATATCTCTTTCAACAATAAGTGGAGAGCAAAGACATGGAATTGTACATAGACTAGATAAAGGAACCAGTGGTGTTATGGTTGTTGCTAAATCAAATGAAGCACATGCAAAATTAGCAAAGCAACTAGAAGATAAATCAATGGGTAGGTACTATCTAGCAATTATAGATTTACCATTAAAAGAGAATATGATTATGGAAAAACCAATTGCAAGAAATCCCAATAATAGATTGAAAATGGCAATTGTTGAAGATGGTAAATATGCAAAATCTGCATTTGCAAAAATTGCTTTGAGTAAAAATGAAAAATATGAATTAATTGCTGCAAAACTTTTCACAGGAAGAACTCATCAAATAAGAGTTCATATAAGTTCGATAAGTAGGCATATTCTAGGGGATAATTTATATGGGTTTAAGGGCGAATTAAATAAAATAAATAGATTTTATCTGCACGCTTATAGTTTATATCTTTATCATCCTATAACAAACGAAAAAATGAGCTTTAAGGCAGATTTACCCGATGATATAGAACAATTTTTACAGAATAATTTTAAAATGGAGAATATTGATGAAAAACTTGATGAAAATCACATCATCACTTGCTTTGATTCTTTTAGTTAG
- a CDS encoding murein hydrolase activator EnvC family protein, giving the protein MIKIILAITLIFNFLNASSKSIEKKIENNKSILDKSKSRKMKTTLKIKLLAKQIKLQNSELTTLEKQIINVNNDIKKHQNLLENSKNNLNKLQKKSKNLIEKKKTNEEQIVDTIIENFTSSIAIKLAKESSEKELIDNEIYTLLSEHSKDQILKLNNNYETITLNKKENEKKIDTIKDYIQKRTKKKVELNKLINEHSKSIKSLENKHETYQKELKSVIRKQQELSSLLSQLNILKSKELKKERARRERERKRLLALKKKREKQRKGKSNTKSEVQKRYAQDIDLDVRMIGSSTRGVKISRYRGKKTISPLKSFKVIKKFGKYYDPVYKIKLFNESVILKTNRPKAKVYSIFNGKIVYAKRNAGMLENVVIVQHSNGLHTIYSHLDEIAPTLKVGKWIKKGYVIGRVSDTLNFQATKNSYHVNPKDLFRI; this is encoded by the coding sequence ATGATTAAAATAATATTAGCTATTACTCTAATTTTTAATTTCTTAAATGCTTCAAGTAAAAGTATTGAAAAAAAGATTGAAAACAATAAATCAATACTTGATAAAAGTAAATCAAGAAAAATGAAAACAACTTTAAAAATTAAACTTTTAGCAAAACAAATTAAATTGCAAAATAGTGAATTAACAACTCTTGAAAAACAAATAATTAATGTTAATAATGATATAAAAAAGCATCAAAATTTACTTGAAAATTCAAAAAACAATTTAAATAAACTTCAAAAAAAATCAAAAAATTTAATAGAAAAGAAAAAAACAAATGAAGAACAAATTGTTGATACAATTATTGAAAACTTCACTTCATCAATTGCAATAAAATTAGCAAAGGAAAGTTCAGAAAAAGAGTTAATAGATAACGAAATTTATACTTTACTTTCAGAGCATTCTAAAGATCAAATTTTAAAATTAAATAATAACTATGAAACAATAACTTTAAACAAAAAAGAGAATGAAAAGAAAATCGATACTATCAAAGATTATATTCAAAAAAGAACTAAGAAAAAAGTAGAGTTAAATAAACTTATAAATGAACATTCAAAATCTATAAAATCACTTGAAAATAAACATGAAACATATCAAAAAGAGTTAAAAAGTGTAATAAGAAAACAACAAGAGTTGTCATCTTTACTAAGCCAATTAAATATCTTAAAATCTAAAGAGTTAAAAAAAGAAAGAGCAAGAAGAGAAAGAGAAAGAAAAAGATTACTTGCATTAAAAAAGAAAAGAGAAAAGCAAAGAAAAGGTAAAAGTAATACCAAAAGTGAAGTTCAAAAAAGATATGCACAAGATATTGACTTGGATGTTAGAATGATTGGTTCTTCAACAAGAGGTGTTAAAATATCAAGATATAGAGGTAAAAAAACCATTTCACCATTAAAAAGCTTTAAAGTCATAAAAAAGTTTGGGAAATATTATGATCCAGTATATAAAATAAAATTATTTAATGAATCAGTTATATTAAAAACAAATAGACCAAAAGCAAAAGTTTACTCTATATTTAATGGAAAAATTGTTTATGCAAAGAGAAATGCAGGTATGCTTGAGAATGTTGTAATAGTACAACATAGTAATGGCTTGCATACTATTTATTCTCATCTTGATGAAATAGCTCCAACACTAAAAGTTGGTAAATGGATTAAAAAAGGTTATGTAATTGGAAGAGTAAGTGATACATTAAACTTTCAAGCAACAAAAAATTCATATCATGTAAATCCAAAAGACTTATTTAGAATCTAA
- a CDS encoding fibronectin type III domain-containing protein produces MKNLMKITSSLALILLVSGCSYKGDLMSAKKPKIDETLEIVDSNSIRSISDINAIAFEWKKVDDTRVTGYNFYRANLQKDGTKLKLIDTIENKYITHYLDTNVEPNTKYVYKISSATKNDVESKTTKDYIVSTLDLPEGISFIQAISNLPRQIKLIWRPHGNERVAYYKVERSSPQTPKWKELDDVKGRLQAEYIDEDLKDSVVYNYRVTAYTFDDIPTKPSQIVKAQTKALPAGIYTLKASTNRPRKIVLNWNASESSDIVRYNIYRSSSATSGFSYLKSVNSKTLDYEDFINEDGKIFFYKITATDKDGLESSLNVNAVMGSTLNKVNKPIMTLAQIQGEKAILNWQSADKRTVSFNVYKTVKDGMFNKKTIKISGIKALRYEDKDIVRGVEYSYSIQSVDEFGIASEKTDTTQLILPKLRELK; encoded by the coding sequence ATGAAAAACTTGATGAAAATCACATCATCACTTGCTTTGATTCTTTTAGTTAGTGGTTGTAGTTACAAAGGTGACTTAATGTCAGCTAAAAAACCAAAAATTGATGAAACACTTGAAATAGTGGATTCTAATTCTATTAGATCTATAAGTGATATTAATGCGATTGCATTTGAGTGGAAAAAAGTTGATGATACAAGAGTTACAGGTTATAATTTTTATAGAGCAAATTTACAAAAAGATGGAACAAAACTAAAACTTATTGATACTATTGAAAACAAATATATAACTCACTATTTAGATACAAATGTTGAACCAAATACAAAATATGTTTATAAAATATCTAGTGCAACAAAAAATGATGTTGAATCAAAAACTACAAAAGACTATATAGTTTCAACATTAGACTTACCAGAGGGAATTAGCTTTATTCAAGCTATTTCTAATCTTCCAAGACAAATTAAATTAATTTGGAGACCTCATGGGAATGAAAGAGTTGCATACTATAAAGTTGAAAGAAGCTCTCCTCAAACTCCTAAATGGAAAGAACTAGATGATGTAAAAGGAAGACTTCAAGCTGAATATATTGATGAAGATTTAAAAGATAGTGTAGTTTACAATTATAGGGTAACTGCATATACTTTTGATGATATTCCAACAAAACCAAGTCAAATAGTAAAAGCACAAACAAAGGCTTTACCAGCTGGAATTTATACATTAAAAGCTTCAACAAATAGACCAAGAAAAATAGTATTAAATTGGAATGCATCTGAATCTTCTGATATTGTAAGATATAATATTTATAGAAGTTCAAGTGCCACTAGTGGGTTTTCTTATTTAAAAAGTGTTAATAGTAAAACATTAGATTATGAAGATTTTATTAATGAAGATGGAAAAATCTTTTTTTACAAAATTACTGCAACTGATAAAGATGGTTTAGAAAGTAGTTTAAATGTAAATGCAGTAATGGGTTCTACTTTAAATAAAGTAAATAAACCAATTATGACATTAGCACAAATTCAAGGTGAAAAAGCGATTTTAAATTGGCAAAGTGCTGATAAAAGAACAGTTAGCTTCAATGTCTATAAAACAGTAAAAGATGGTATGTTCAATAAAAAGACTATTAAAATATCTGGAATAAAAGCATTAAGATATGAAGATAAAGATATCGTAAGAGGTGTTGAGTATAGCTATTCAATTCAGTCTGTTGATGAGTTTGGGATTGCATCTGAAAAAACAGATACAACACAACTAATATTACCTAAATTAAGAGAGTTAAAATAA
- a CDS encoding winged helix-turn-helix domain-containing protein yields MKNKYNIGGQIWVQKDSGNFMGPGRINLLEKLIENNNLKVAAKEANIDYDIALKNIISINKIANKPLAIQNKENENIYTITNYGKKIIHSYKTLKKEHDEFLKVINKKFTKELLDSK; encoded by the coding sequence ATGAAAAATAAATATAATATCGGTGGACAAATATGGGTTCAAAAAGATAGTGGAAACTTTATGGGGCCTGGTAGAATTAATCTTTTAGAAAAACTTATTGAAAATAACAATCTAAAAGTTGCTGCAAAAGAAGCAAATATTGATTATGATATAGCATTGAAAAATATTATTTCAATTAATAAAATCGCAAATAAACCTTTGGCTATTCAAAATAAAGAAAATGAAAATATCTATACAATAACAAATTATGGTAAAAAAATCATACATTCATATAAAACTTTGAAAAAAGAACATGATGAATTTTTAAAAGTAATAAATAAAAAGTTTACAAAAGAGTTATTAGATTCTAAATAA
- a CDS encoding FtsW/RodA/SpoVE family cell cycle protein, with the protein MRLFDKRIVSHFDYLLIIFILPLILLSYHLISETNETLANKQLVYFSLSLLFFIGVFLLPIRKHIRLMPLFYWIGIALLLSVEFWGESRLGAKRWISIPFLETTIQPSEVIKPVFILMIGYLVHNRPPPRDGYGIKDFIYFSFYILLPFILIAKEPDLGTALVLLLVGYGILFVIGVNWRIWATIMFIVAVSAPFAYTYLIKDYQKKRIIDFVSEKPSYHVQQSIIAIGSGGLNGKDSDEATQTQLKFLPIATSDFIFAFFVERYGFLGAVLLIVIYTLLIYHLLLMNSYFKDDFIIRAFASGVGLLIFFNMSVNILMVIGFAPVVGLPLPLFSYGGSSFINFIVLIAILENLLAFRFMDMYDFERKL; encoded by the coding sequence ATGCGTTTATTTGATAAGAGAATTGTATCTCATTTTGATTATTTATTAATAATTTTTATTTTACCATTAATACTATTATCATACCATTTGATAAGTGAAACTAATGAAACATTAGCCAATAAACAATTGGTATATTTTTCTTTGTCTTTACTATTTTTTATTGGTGTATTTTTACTTCCAATTAGAAAACACATAAGGTTAATGCCATTATTTTATTGGATAGGTATTGCACTTTTGCTCTCAGTTGAGTTTTGGGGAGAAAGTAGGCTTGGTGCTAAAAGATGGATTAGTATTCCATTTTTAGAAACCACAATTCAACCCTCAGAAGTTATAAAACCTGTATTTATTTTAATGATTGGTTATTTGGTTCACAATAGGCCACCTCCAAGAGATGGATATGGAATCAAAGATTTTATTTATTTTTCATTCTATATTCTTTTGCCTTTTATTTTAATTGCAAAAGAGCCAGATTTAGGAACAGCACTTGTTTTACTTTTAGTTGGTTATGGAATTTTATTTGTAATTGGTGTAAATTGGAGAATTTGGGCAACTATTATGTTTATAGTTGCAGTTAGTGCACCCTTTGCATATACATATTTAATTAAAGATTATCAAAAGAAAAGAATAATAGATTTTGTTTCTGAAAAGCCAAGTTACCATGTACAACAATCTATAATAGCAATAGGTTCTGGAGGTTTAAACGGTAAAGATAGTGATGAAGCTACTCAAACACAATTAAAGTTTCTACCCATAGCCACAAGTGATTTTATTTTTGCTTTTTTTGTTGAAAGATATGGTTTCCTAGGTGCAGTTTTACTGATAGTAATTTATACTTTATTGATTTATCACTTGCTTTTAATGAACTCCTACTTTAAAGATGATTTTATAATTAGAGCCTTTGCTTCAGGAGTTGGTTTATTGATATTTTTTAATATGAGTGTAAATATACTTATGGTTATAGGTTTTGCTCCAGTTGTTGGACTTCCTTTACCACTTTTTTCATATGGTGGAAGTTCCTTTATAAATTTTATTGTATTAATTGCAATATTAGAAAATTTACTTGCATTTAGATTTATGGATATGTACGATTTTGAGAGAAAATTGTAA
- a CDS encoding cell division ATP-binding protein FtsE: MIKAKNIYLAYDENKFIIKKGNFAINSKEFIFIGGTSGSGKSTLLKSFYGDIGLKHGSLNIDGQEMYNISAKMLRKVRRDIGIIFQDYKLIHEWTIEENIMIPLKINGYSNEISRDQATKLLHHVKLGHRAGYYPNELSGGEQQRVAVARALAHNPKLIIADEPTGNLDDYSAEVVWNLLKGANEQLGITVVVVTHRVPKNFGIRFRQLSIEDGIIYEVS; this comes from the coding sequence ATGATAAAAGCAAAAAATATCTACTTAGCATATGATGAAAATAAATTTATTATAAAAAAAGGAAACTTTGCAATTAATAGTAAAGAGTTTATTTTTATTGGTGGAACAAGTGGTAGTGGAAAATCTACACTTTTGAAATCATTTTATGGAGATATCGGCTTAAAACATGGTAGTTTAAATATTGATGGACAGGAGATGTATAATATATCTGCAAAAATGCTAAGAAAAGTAAGAAGAGATATAGGAATAATTTTTCAAGATTATAAACTTATACATGAGTGGACAATTGAAGAAAACATAATGATTCCCCTTAAGATAAATGGTTACTCAAATGAAATATCAAGAGATCAAGCAACAAAACTTTTACATCACGTTAAGCTTGGTCATAGAGCAGGATATTATCCAAATGAATTAAGTGGGGGAGAACAACAAAGAGTAGCAGTTGCTAGAGCATTAGCACATAATCCAAAGCTAATCATTGCAGATGAACCAACAGGAAACCTAGATGACTATTCTGCTGAAGTTGTATGGAACTTATTAAAAGGTGCAAATGAACAATTAGGAATAACTGTCGTAGTTGTAACACATAGGGTTCCTAAGAATTTTGGAATTAGATTTAGGCAATTATCAATTGAAGATGGGATAATATATGAAGTTTCTTAA
- a CDS encoding spore cortex biosynthesis protein YabQ, whose amino-acid sequence MKIGDILFWLVLAIIATFYLLKGNNMHKQIEDKKLQKIEQKQQKD is encoded by the coding sequence TTGAAAATAGGTGATATACTTTTTTGGCTAGTTTTAGCTATTATTGCAACTTTTTATTTATTAAAGGGTAATAATATGCATAAACAAATAGAAGATAAAAAGTTACAAAAAATAGAACAAAAACAACAAAAAGACTAA
- a CDS encoding FKBP-type peptidyl-prolyl cis-trans isomerase, translating into MAIENNQVVSITYELKINGEVVDSNIDKDPLEFTFGTGQLIPGLESRMIEMNEGDKEEIAVPAAEAYGEYNEEAKQTLPKEQFEGIELSVGMPLQGQGQDGQPIQVVVEEIKENEVVVDFNHPLAGKDLNFSITVNSIV; encoded by the coding sequence ATGGCTATAGAAAACAATCAAGTAGTGTCAATCACTTATGAATTAAAAATTAATGGGGAAGTAGTTGATAGTAACATTGACAAAGATCCTTTAGAGTTTACTTTTGGTACTGGACAGTTAATTCCAGGTTTAGAATCAAGAATGATTGAAATGAATGAAGGTGACAAAGAAGAGATTGCAGTTCCAGCAGCTGAAGCTTATGGTGAGTATAATGAAGAAGCAAAACAAACTTTACCAAAAGAGCAGTTTGAAGGAATTGAATTAAGCGTTGGAATGCCTTTACAAGGTCAAGGGCAAGATGGACAACCAATTCAAGTTGTAGTTGAAGAAATCAAAGAAAATGAAGTAGTAGTTGATTTTAATCACCCATTAGCTGGAAAAGACTTAAACTTTTCAATTACAGTTAACTCAATTGTATAA